Part of the Streptomyces sp. NBC_01264 genome, TTGTCGATGGTGCCGCGGCCCTCCGCGTCGACCCGTACGGTCCGCATGAACTCCAGCGCCCCGTGCACGTCGATGACGACGGCCGAGTTCGCGGGCGCGCCCGCCTTCTTCGCGACCACCTTCGGCAGCCCGGCCAGCAGCAGGTCCCTGGCCACGTAGGCACCCGGCGAGTCCCAGTTCCCCGGTACGCCCAGGGCCGCCCGCAGGTCCTGCTCGTGGATCCACACGTCGAAGGCGCGCAGCCGGAGCGAGTCCTCCAGGGTGGCCGGCTCGCCCAGCGGGCCGCGGATGATCGTGTCCGGTTCCCGCTTCTCGTTCCGCAGCTGCCGCGAGCGGCGGATGATCGTGTACTCCAGCTCGGAGGTCATCTCGGGCGCGGTGTGGTGGCGCCGTACGTCGACCTGCACCTCCATGTACCGGGAGAACTCGTCGACCACGTGCCGCAGGTCCCGCGGCAGGGTGTGGATCGGCCGCGGGTCGCCCAGCTGCTCGCACTCGATGCCGATGACGTGGGACACGACATCGCGCACGGACCAGTTCGGGCAGGGCGTCGCCCGGCTCCACTCGCCTTCCGTCAACGGAAGGACCAGCTCGGATATCGCCTCGATGGAGTGGGTCCACGCGTCGGCATAGGGCTGAAGGCTGGGATGCGGATGGACGGTCAACGGGACCCCTCGCGTGCTGTTCATCGGCCTGTTGGCGCGTTACGTGCAGTGGCGCGTTCTGGAAGCTTGTGCAATGGCTTCAAAACTACGCTGCCGGTGAGCACCCCGGCAGTGCTTTCGTGTGACGATCGTAGGCCCGAGTTGACGGCTTGAAAGCCAGGACGGTGGTACTGTGCGCGCTTCTCTGATCCAAATCGCGGTGAATGAGGCGGAGTCGGTGGTTTCCCGCCGCTCCAGGGCAGCTGAACTCGTGCGCGAGCAGTCCGGCTCGGACCTCGTCGTCCTGCCGGAACTGTGGACCGTGGGCGCCTTCGCCTACGAGCAGTTCGAGACAGAGG contains:
- a CDS encoding maleylpyruvate isomerase family mycothiol-dependent enzyme, producing the protein MTVHPHPSLQPYADAWTHSIEAISELVLPLTEGEWSRATPCPNWSVRDVVSHVIGIECEQLGDPRPIHTLPRDLRHVVDEFSRYMEVQVDVRRHHTAPEMTSELEYTIIRRSRQLRNEKREPDTIIRGPLGEPATLEDSLRLRAFDVWIHEQDLRAALGVPGNWDSPGAYVARDLLLAGLPKVVAKKAGAPANSAVVIDVHGALEFMRTVRVDAEGRGTIDKAPSLGPAVTVTLDWETYVRLAAGRVRAHTVADRVKVEGDPALAEAILTHFSVTP